From one Luteipulveratus mongoliensis genomic stretch:
- a CDS encoding ArsR/SmtB family transcription factor, producing the protein MIEIELDGVDLGRARFAADPLWEAIASLSVMQRPRAEAVHGRLREHFGLIDRSSMWLLNELCGDPRWFPDFLGPEPISGRRDPEARVAQVADADLEIVRGDLDVVRRYLPQSPLLDLSPQELRRAAAAAMHVYWTAVMAPLWGRLEALADADIAYRSSQLATEGLAATVGGLHERIKLEHNTIRVQAPTERRVRSRGGLWLVPSVFQWPTVAVQYSSEMPVLCYPARGSGLLWEHPRRPTARLDRLLGRTRAEVLRRTDLPMSTTALADAVGLSKPTVNGHLRVLADGGLVRARRQGKQVLYERTNLGDDVLRSSI; encoded by the coding sequence GTGATCGAGATCGAGCTGGACGGCGTCGACCTCGGAAGGGCGCGCTTCGCCGCGGATCCGCTGTGGGAGGCGATCGCCAGCCTCTCGGTCATGCAGCGCCCGCGGGCGGAGGCGGTGCACGGTCGGCTGCGTGAGCACTTCGGGCTGATCGACCGCTCGTCGATGTGGTTGCTGAACGAGCTGTGCGGTGACCCTCGGTGGTTCCCCGACTTCCTGGGGCCCGAGCCGATCAGTGGGCGCCGGGACCCCGAAGCCCGGGTCGCCCAGGTGGCCGACGCCGATCTCGAGATCGTGCGGGGCGACCTAGACGTCGTACGCCGCTATCTCCCGCAGTCACCACTCCTCGACCTCTCACCGCAGGAGCTGAGGAGGGCTGCGGCGGCCGCGATGCACGTCTACTGGACCGCGGTCATGGCGCCGCTGTGGGGCCGCCTCGAGGCACTCGCCGACGCGGATATCGCCTACCGCTCATCTCAGCTGGCAACGGAGGGTCTGGCCGCGACCGTTGGTGGCCTGCATGAGCGAATCAAGTTGGAGCACAACACGATTCGCGTGCAAGCTCCGACCGAGCGTCGGGTGCGGAGCCGAGGTGGGCTCTGGCTGGTGCCCTCGGTGTTCCAATGGCCGACCGTCGCTGTGCAGTACTCCAGCGAGATGCCCGTGCTGTGCTACCCCGCGCGAGGTTCGGGCCTGCTGTGGGAGCACCCCCGTCGTCCGACGGCTCGACTCGACCGGCTCCTTGGCCGGACGCGCGCGGAGGTCCTGCGGCGTACGGACCTCCCGATGAGCACGACGGCGCTGGCGGACGCGGTCGGTCTGTCCAAGCCGACGGTCAACGGACACCTGCGAGTGCTGGCTGACGGTGGGTTGGTGCGCGCTCGGCGGCAGGGCAAGCAGGTGCTGTACGAGCGCACCAACCTGGGCGATGACGTCCTTCGCTCCTCGATCTGA
- the menE gene encoding o-succinylbenzoate--CoA ligase yields the protein MPALEPFAVDPARLPAYVEALTKVFDGTGPALLPYAAGTPRPELAYDDAALPDDLALVASTSGSTGPPKRALLTRGNLEASATATHARLGGRGQWLLTMPAHHIAGTQVLVRSLVGGTIPILLNLESGFVPTDFVDATAWMSPSRRYTALVPTQLTRLLDHPDGPAALATFDAILLGGAASPPALLDRAAEAGLTVLPTYGMSETAGGCVYAGLPLDGTTVTVGDEGRLGLSGPTVAAGYLADPARTGAAFDTAADGQRRFWTDDIGAIEDGVLQVLGRRDDLISSGGVKVAPRVVEEAAAHLPGVSEAVAVGTPDEEWGQLVSLAVVVRPGPAPALAEVRDLLRDALPAYALPRRLLALEAIPARGPGKPDRAAIAALPGWETWPTRSAKTRGE from the coding sequence GTGCCAGCCCTCGAACCGTTCGCCGTCGACCCGGCCCGTCTGCCGGCGTACGTCGAGGCGCTCACGAAGGTGTTCGACGGCACCGGCCCGGCCCTCCTGCCGTACGCCGCAGGCACTCCCAGGCCCGAGCTGGCGTACGACGACGCAGCCCTGCCAGACGATCTCGCCCTCGTGGCCAGCACCTCCGGGTCCACTGGTCCGCCCAAGCGAGCCCTGCTCACGCGAGGCAACCTCGAGGCCAGCGCGACCGCCACCCATGCGCGACTCGGCGGGCGCGGACAATGGTTACTGACGATGCCGGCACACCACATCGCAGGCACTCAGGTCCTGGTCCGATCCCTGGTCGGCGGGACCATCCCGATCCTGCTCAACCTCGAAAGTGGTTTTGTACCAACCGATTTCGTCGATGCCACCGCGTGGATGTCGCCGAGCCGGCGCTACACCGCGCTCGTCCCGACCCAGCTGACCCGGCTGCTCGACCATCCGGACGGTCCTGCCGCGCTCGCCACGTTCGACGCGATCCTGCTCGGTGGTGCCGCGTCGCCGCCAGCGCTGCTCGACCGTGCGGCCGAGGCCGGGCTGACGGTCCTGCCGACCTACGGCATGAGCGAGACCGCCGGTGGCTGCGTCTACGCCGGGCTTCCGCTGGACGGCACCACCGTCACGGTCGGCGACGAGGGGCGGCTCGGGCTGAGCGGCCCGACCGTCGCGGCCGGTTATCTCGCCGATCCGGCACGAACCGGGGCGGCGTTCGACACCGCAGCGGACGGGCAACGGCGGTTCTGGACCGACGACATCGGTGCCATCGAGGACGGCGTGCTGCAGGTCCTCGGCCGGCGCGACGACCTGATCAGTAGCGGTGGGGTCAAGGTCGCACCGCGCGTCGTCGAGGAAGCGGCGGCCCACCTTCCAGGCGTCTCCGAAGCCGTCGCCGTCGGCACACCCGACGAGGAGTGGGGGCAGCTCGTGAGCCTCGCGGTCGTCGTACGACCCGGCCCGGCCCCGGCCCTCGCGGAGGTGCGAGATCTGCTGCGTGACGCGCTCCCGGCGTACGCCCTGCCCCGTCGCCTGCTCGCGCTCGAGGCGATCCCGGCGCGCGGTCCCGGCAAGCCCGACCGGGCTGCGATCGCCGCGCTGCCGGGATGGGAGACTTGGCCGACACGGTCGGCAAAGACGAGAGGTGAGTGA
- a CDS encoding SDR family NAD(P)-dependent oxidoreductase produces MTRPVAVVTGASSGIGRASARRLAAEGFEVICAARRTDRIEALAAEIEGRAVTCDVTSADDIAALATEVGPRLDVLVANAGGAIGTEPVVDANLDEWRTMFETNVIGVVRSVQALMPALIAAEGEVIVMGSVAAHVSYEGGGGYVAAKHAVRAAIGSLRLEAYDQPVRICEIDPGMVESDEFALVRFHGDAEKAAAVYAGVVDPLQQEDIADCVAFVATRPKHVNIDSLVVRPRAQAAQHKVHRR; encoded by the coding sequence ATGACGCGACCTGTGGCAGTGGTGACCGGGGCGAGCAGCGGGATCGGCCGGGCCAGCGCACGCCGTCTGGCGGCCGAGGGTTTCGAGGTGATCTGCGCGGCGCGGCGGACGGACCGGATCGAGGCGCTCGCTGCGGAGATCGAGGGGCGAGCGGTGACCTGCGACGTGACATCGGCCGACGACATCGCCGCGCTCGCGACCGAGGTCGGCCCGCGGCTCGACGTCCTCGTGGCCAACGCCGGCGGAGCAATCGGCACCGAGCCGGTCGTTGACGCCAACCTGGACGAATGGCGAACGATGTTCGAGACCAACGTGATTGGCGTCGTCCGCTCAGTGCAGGCGTTGATGCCTGCCCTGATCGCTGCTGAGGGCGAGGTCATCGTGATGGGGTCGGTGGCGGCGCACGTGTCGTACGAAGGTGGTGGCGGCTACGTCGCGGCCAAGCACGCGGTGCGGGCGGCGATCGGCTCGCTACGCCTGGAGGCGTACGACCAGCCGGTCCGGATCTGTGAGATCGACCCCGGCATGGTCGAGTCCGACGAATTCGCGCTGGTGCGTTTTCACGGCGACGCGGAGAAGGCGGCCGCGGTCTACGCCGGGGTGGTCGATCCGCTGCAGCAGGAGGACATCGCCGACTGTGTGGCGTTCGTCGCGACTCGTCCCAAGCACGTCAACATCGACTCACTGGTCGTCCGGCCACGAGCGCAGGCCGCCCAGCACAAGGTCCATCGCCGCTGA
- a CDS encoding PLDc N-terminal domain-containing protein has product MIRVILPLMIFGVVVYALVDCIQTDEGELQHLPKLVWIALIVLAPPFGAIAWIAIGRRRRPSQRPRTLGPRGPDDDPDFLRGL; this is encoded by the coding sequence ATGATCCGCGTGATCCTCCCCCTGATGATCTTCGGCGTCGTCGTCTATGCCCTCGTCGACTGCATCCAGACCGACGAGGGCGAGCTGCAGCACCTGCCCAAGCTGGTCTGGATCGCGCTCATCGTCCTGGCCCCGCCCTTCGGCGCCATCGCGTGGATCGCGATCGGTCGCCGACGGCGTCCCAGCCAGCGCCCGCGCACCCTCGGCCCGCGCGGGCCGGACGACGACCCGGACTTCCTGCGCGGCCTCTGA
- a CDS encoding DUF4229 domain-containing protein, with translation MVRYSLLRIFIFFGILLILAMFGMRGPLLLVVSAVVSAVISLIALQGPRERFATQIDTKVRERQARAEAHRTAEDDDEDQ, from the coding sequence ATGGTTCGGTACTCCCTGCTGCGCATCTTCATCTTCTTCGGGATCCTGCTGATCCTCGCGATGTTCGGGATGCGTGGTCCGCTCCTGCTCGTCGTGTCCGCGGTCGTGTCGGCGGTCATCTCGCTCATCGCGCTGCAAGGACCGCGGGAGCGGTTCGCCACGCAGATCGACACCAAGGTCAGGGAGCGTCAGGCGCGCGCCGAGGCACACCGCACCGCCGAGGACGACGACGAGGACCAGTAG
- the ccsB gene encoding c-type cytochrome biogenesis protein CcsB, with amino-acid sequence MITQLLARETNTGLADASTNSLYASAVVLTLAMLAFGFDLAQAPGREARAAARRTSAAESEGEVTGEGATAVLTRAEPDDEAPEKRQWAGIGMSLSWLGTLLLIACVALRGGAVHRPPLGNMYEFATVGASFTMVAYLIWSLRRDVRWLGVFITGPVLLVEMLAAIVFYTDATQLLPSLKSYWLSIHVTVATLSIGLFTIGFSLTILHLIQQRLEEKPSDHRAVQFMKALPSSQRLDRLGYSVHIIAFPLWTFTLIAGAIWAQEAWGHYWNWDPKEVWTFVIWVVYAAYLHARVTAGWNSRRASYIALVGFACIIVNYCVVNVFFVGQHSYSGM; translated from the coding sequence ATGATCACCCAGCTGCTCGCTCGCGAGACCAACACCGGCCTTGCCGACGCCTCGACCAACAGCCTGTACGCCTCGGCCGTCGTGCTGACCCTGGCGATGCTGGCCTTCGGGTTCGATCTGGCGCAGGCGCCGGGGCGCGAGGCGCGCGCGGCAGCCCGTCGTACGTCCGCCGCCGAGTCCGAGGGCGAGGTCACCGGTGAGGGTGCGACCGCCGTACTGACCCGCGCCGAGCCGGACGACGAGGCGCCGGAGAAGCGTCAGTGGGCCGGCATCGGGATGTCGCTGTCCTGGCTGGGCACGCTGCTGCTGATCGCCTGCGTGGCGCTGCGCGGTGGCGCGGTGCACCGTCCGCCGCTGGGCAACATGTACGAGTTCGCCACGGTGGGTGCGTCCTTCACGATGGTCGCCTACCTGATCTGGAGCCTGCGGCGCGACGTGCGCTGGCTCGGGGTCTTCATCACCGGGCCGGTGCTGCTGGTCGAGATGCTGGCCGCGATCGTGTTCTACACCGACGCGACCCAGCTGCTGCCGTCGCTGAAGAGCTACTGGTTGTCCATCCACGTCACCGTCGCGACGCTGTCGATCGGCCTGTTCACCATCGGGTTCAGCCTCACGATCCTGCACCTGATCCAGCAGCGCCTCGAGGAGAAGCCGTCCGACCACCGCGCGGTCCAGTTCATGAAGGCGCTGCCGTCGTCGCAGCGGCTGGACCGACTGGGCTACTCGGTGCACATCATCGCGTTCCCGCTGTGGACCTTCACGCTGATCGCCGGCGCGATCTGGGCGCAGGAGGCCTGGGGCCACTACTGGAACTGGGACCCCAAGGAGGTGTGGACCTTCGTCATCTGGGTGGTCTACGCCGCCTACCTGCACGCGCGCGTCACCGCGGGCTGGAACAGCCGCCGGGCGTCGTACATCGCCCTCGTCGGCTTCGCCTGCATCATCGTCAACTACTGCGTGGTCAACGTGTTCTTCGTCGGCCAGCACTCGTACTCAGGAATGTGA
- a CDS encoding LacI family DNA-binding transcriptional regulator: MSRTRAGAGRLSMADVAAKAGVSSQTVSRVLSGRPHVNAETRSRVLWAAEQLGYEPNAAARALASGRTRVIGLVTIEGDTVTRGMVTKAVEGAARTAGYRVSDVGVRTPTATAVAQALTQLRRQNVDGIVLAAPLIDPDATIERLTAETPTVAIDGSRTSSTEIVAVDQIAVGRIATEHLLSLGHQTVHYVSGPTTWVDTVGRTEGWRSALKAAGRDEPPILIGDWSPESGHHAGRVLADNPRVTAVFVASDEMAFGVLHAFVRAGRRVPDDISVVGVDDVPLAAYAHPPLTTVRQPFADVGARAVRRLVELMDSSDDRAPTLIAPTLVRRESVGPPPAPASQ; the protein is encoded by the coding sequence ATGTCCCGCACGCGTGCCGGTGCCGGCCGGCTGTCGATGGCCGATGTCGCAGCCAAGGCCGGTGTATCGAGTCAGACCGTCTCTCGCGTTCTGTCGGGTCGACCCCACGTCAACGCCGAGACACGGTCCAGGGTCCTGTGGGCCGCCGAACAGCTCGGGTACGAACCCAACGCCGCGGCCCGCGCCCTCGCCTCAGGTCGTACCCGCGTCATCGGACTGGTCACGATCGAGGGCGACACCGTGACCAGAGGAATGGTGACCAAGGCGGTGGAGGGCGCGGCCCGCACGGCCGGCTACCGGGTCAGCGATGTCGGCGTCCGGACCCCGACGGCAACCGCCGTGGCCCAGGCGCTCACCCAGCTCCGCCGCCAGAACGTGGACGGGATCGTGCTCGCCGCGCCGCTGATCGACCCTGACGCCACGATCGAACGGCTCACGGCCGAGACGCCAACCGTGGCGATCGACGGCTCACGCACGTCCTCGACCGAGATCGTCGCGGTCGACCAGATCGCCGTGGGCCGCATCGCCACCGAGCACCTCCTCTCCCTCGGCCACCAGACCGTCCACTACGTCTCAGGTCCGACCACCTGGGTCGACACGGTGGGACGTACAGAAGGATGGCGCTCGGCCCTCAAGGCAGCCGGACGCGACGAGCCGCCGATTCTGATCGGGGACTGGTCCCCGGAGTCCGGCCATCACGCCGGGCGAGTCCTCGCAGACAATCCGCGCGTCACCGCAGTGTTCGTCGCGTCCGACGAGATGGCGTTCGGGGTGCTGCATGCGTTCGTCAGAGCAGGTCGACGGGTCCCGGACGACATCTCGGTCGTCGGCGTCGACGACGTCCCACTCGCGGCGTACGCCCATCCTCCGCTGACCACCGTGCGCCAGCCTTTTGCCGACGTCGGGGCGCGCGCGGTGCGCCGACTGGTCGAGCTGATGGACTCGAGCGACGACCGCGCCCCCACCCTCATCGCACCGACCCTCGTTCGGCGGGAGAGCGTCGGCCCGCCACCGGCACCCGCGAGCCAATAG
- a CDS encoding 1,4-dihydroxy-2-naphthoate polyprenyltransferase → MATLQEWVQGARPRTLPAAVAPVLVGTGAAYALEEANPGYALLALLVSVALQVGVNYANDYSDGIRGTDDVRVGPVRLVGQRLAQPSNVKMAAFIAFGVAALTGLTLITLANTPWFLLIGALAIVAAWKYTGGKKPYGYLGLGELFVFIFFGLVAVLGTTFTQAKELDAAAWAGACGVGAVACAVLVVNNLRDIPGDTESGKRTLAVRIGDPATRTLYAVLIVAALACVIVASLSHTWALLGLVSGVLAVPPLRTVLSGRKGRDLIPALAGTGLFLLAYGVLLGLGLYLAHRVG, encoded by the coding sequence ATGGCCACCCTGCAGGAATGGGTGCAAGGGGCTCGTCCCCGCACCCTGCCCGCCGCCGTCGCGCCCGTCCTCGTGGGCACCGGCGCCGCGTACGCCCTGGAGGAGGCCAACCCCGGCTACGCCCTGCTGGCCCTCCTCGTCTCGGTCGCCCTGCAGGTCGGCGTCAACTACGCCAACGACTACTCCGACGGGATCCGCGGCACCGACGACGTCCGGGTCGGGCCGGTGCGGCTCGTGGGGCAACGACTGGCCCAGCCCAGCAACGTCAAGATGGCGGCGTTCATCGCCTTCGGCGTCGCTGCCCTGACCGGCCTGACCCTCATCACGCTGGCCAACACGCCCTGGTTCCTGCTCATCGGCGCGCTCGCGATCGTGGCCGCGTGGAAGTACACCGGCGGCAAGAAGCCGTACGGCTACCTCGGCCTCGGCGAGCTCTTCGTCTTCATCTTCTTCGGCCTCGTCGCCGTGCTCGGCACGACGTTCACCCAGGCCAAGGAGCTCGACGCCGCCGCGTGGGCGGGTGCCTGTGGTGTCGGCGCCGTCGCCTGTGCAGTGCTGGTCGTCAACAACCTGCGCGACATACCCGGCGACACCGAGTCGGGCAAGCGCACACTGGCCGTCCGCATCGGCGACCCAGCGACGCGCACGCTGTACGCCGTCCTGATCGTGGCCGCGTTGGCGTGCGTAATCGTGGCGAGCCTCAGTCACACGTGGGCGCTGCTCGGACTCGTCTCAGGCGTCCTCGCGGTCCCGCCGCTGCGCACGGTGCTGAGCGGTCGCAAGGGCCGCGACCTCATCCCGGCGCTGGCCGGCACCGGCCTGTTCCTGCTGGCGTACGGCGTACTGCTCGGCTTGGGTCTCTACCTCGCCCACCGCGTCGGCTGA